Proteins encoded by one window of Dreissena polymorpha isolate Duluth1 chromosome 11, UMN_Dpol_1.0, whole genome shotgun sequence:
- the LOC127849651 gene encoding uncharacterized protein LOC127849651 yields the protein MAEVDFNIQRLNSQALLAHWRVLVGLLKHLQRDRQVQFLNLDNQSTSTPPVMAGNVPPRSEPAHAGPNIQNMSVQEYLLATGQTNFSLARGNRDTSQELVQPVASKIPAFDSHFHLHRSLGKLGIPHNSDVQTVLDVDVGTRPQVEVDVVGGVIIYCHPETYPTSFPVQAELSVPVGYIPGE from the coding sequence ATGGCCGAGGTGGATTTCAACATCCAGCGCCTGAATTCGCAGGCCCTCCTCGCCCATTGGCGCGTTCTTGTTGGTCTCCTAAAACATCTACAAAGGGATCGACAAGTACAATTCCTCAACTTGGATAATCAAAGTACCTCTACACCCCCGGTTATGGCTGGGAATGTACCTCCAAGGAGTGAACCGGCTCATGCTGGTCCCAACATACAAAACATGTCTGTTCAGGAGTACTTATTAGCTACTGGACAGACAAACTTCTCGTTGGCCAGGGGGAACAGAGACACGTCTCAAGAACTGGTGCAACCTGTAGCATCGAAGATTCCGGCTTTTGATTCCCATTTTCATCTACACCGTTCACTAGGGAAATTGGGAATTCCACATAACTCTGACGTCCAGACTGTTTTGGATGTTGATGTAGGGACCAGACCTCAAGTTGAAGTGGATGTGGTTGGAGGAGTCATCATCTATTGCCACCCAGAGACCTACCCGACATCTTTCCCGGTTCAGGCTGAGTTAAGTGTCCCTGTAGGATACATCCCCGGAGAGTGA
- the LOC127849652 gene encoding uncharacterized protein LOC127849652: MKRVLQSFIEWREDKDEMDMTETMTTANDMYGTATMTTNDTNETATMTTANDTNLTATTTTANDTNVTATMTTANDKNGTATMTTENDTNVTTTMTTANDRNVTAMMTTPYDIDMT, translated from the coding sequence atgaAGAGGGTGCTTCAATCCTTCATTGAGTGGCGAGAAGACAAGGACGAAATGGACATGACTGAGACAATGACGACGGCAAACGACATGTATGGGACTGCGACTATGACGACAAACGACACAAATGAGACTGCGACTATGACGACGGCAAACGACACGAACCTGACTGCGACTACGACGACGGCAAACGACACGAACGTGACTGCGACTATGACGACGGCAAACGACAAGAATGGGACTGCGACTATGACGACGGAAAACGACACGAACGTGACTACGACTATGACGACGGCAAACGACAGGAACGTGACTGCGATGATGACGACGCCATATGACATCGACATGACTTAG